The segment CTTCTCGTTCACTGACCACTCCACGTGCACGTTATACCGCTTCGCGAACTGCGCTGCGGTCTCAACGATCTCGGATGCTGGCGTGCCAGGATAGCCCGTGATGACACCCGCGCCGGCCTCAAAGAGCCCACGGGCGATGGCAACATTACCGAGAAGATACTCTTTCATATCCGTACCGTTCTGTGATTGAGGTTAGGTGCCTATAAAACCCAGCGATACGGCGAATCACCTGCTCCACCACCGGCATCAGCAGTACGGCGGTGACGATCCAACCACGGCGGTGCCGCTTCTCGCGGTAAAGCGTCCTCAGCACCGGTTGCCGTTCGCTGCAGCGGTGGTATCAATCGCGCATTCGACCGGCGGACCACAGTAACCTTTATATATGCAGTCCTTCCATAGGATCAGGTACTGTATGTTTGAACCGGTCGCGGAGCGGATGCGCGCAGCTGCGGAAGAAGGCGAAGGCAGTCCCATCTTCAGAGCTAAAGAGGTGCTTCGACCCTCCTATCTCCCTGACCGGCTCCCGCATCGTGAGGAGCACATAACGCGGTTGACCCGCGTACTCGCGGATGCTGTACGCATGGGCTCGCCGGTAAATATCGTGCTCTCCGGTGCCATGGGAACCGGAAAGACCTCAACGGTGAAGCACGTGACCCGAGACCTGGAAACACGTGCGCACGTGGTGTATATCAACAGCGAGATATTCGATACCCCCTATCGAGTCGTCGCGTACCTCGCGCGGAAGTTCAACAAGCGTGTGCCGATGATCGGCTGGCCTGCGGAACTGCTCTACGCTGAGTTGAAGAGCGCGATTGATGCTGAAGTGCGGCACGTGATCGTGATCGTGGACGAATTTGAGATGCTGGTGCATAACGGCGATGAGACCTTTGCGTACCTCCTGCGGCTTAATCGCGAGCTGAAGCAAGCGCAGGTGAGTTTTATCTGTCTCGCCGACGATCTCAGCTTCTCAAAGTTCCAGAACTCGAAGGCCAGATCTGCAGCGAGCTGGAAGGGGCTGCGATTCCTACCCTATACGACCGATGAGCTCAAGGATAT is part of the Methanomicrobia archaeon genome and harbors:
- a CDS encoding AAA family ATPase, whose protein sequence is MQSFHRIRYCMFEPVAERMRAAAEEGEGSPIFRAKEVLRPSYLPDRLPHREEHITRLTRVLADAVRMGSPVNIVLSGAMGTGKTSTVKHVTRDLETRAHVVYINSEIFDTPYRVVAYLARKFNKRVPMIGWPAELLYAELKSAIDAEVRHVIVIVDEFEMLVHNGDETFAYLLRLNRELKQAQVSFICLADDLSFSKFQNSKARSAASWKGLRFLPYTTDELKDILYDRVELAFVADALEESVIPLCAALANSGLGDAGYALELLRVSGEIAEQSGGKLVRADHVRYASEHIAQSREAERITALPVQQKLVLSAVLSLGRDRRSSRFSSGEVYNRYCELCTHMGLNVLTQRRFSDFIAELDALELLTAEVVSRGRYGRSKVISLRIPAEFLQPVLFGDAQLRALSFVEERTTVAV